In Anseongella ginsenosidimutans, one genomic interval encodes:
- a CDS encoding SprT-like domain-containing protein codes for MDNISKLSTYIPEKAAPVIASWIDVYKAQLKITRRRSTKLGDYRHPYNGHPHRISVNHDLNPYAFLVTLVHEFAHLVTWNHHGNNVQSHGKEWKGFFRRMMQPFLAADIFPEDIRAALARYLENPAAASCTDLTLLRTLRKHDSKPAGTLAVEQLPEGALFVLNGTRTFRKGPRLRKRYRCTEVKTGRIYLFNPLAEVTLTEK; via the coding sequence ATGGACAATATCAGCAAGCTTTCCACCTATATTCCTGAAAAGGCTGCACCGGTAATTGCCAGCTGGATTGACGTATATAAAGCGCAGCTAAAGATTACCCGCCGCCGCAGTACGAAACTCGGCGACTACCGCCACCCCTATAATGGCCATCCCCATCGCATTTCCGTCAATCACGATCTGAATCCCTATGCTTTCCTGGTCACCCTTGTCCATGAGTTTGCACACCTGGTTACCTGGAATCACCATGGAAACAACGTCCAGTCGCATGGAAAGGAATGGAAGGGCTTCTTCCGCCGGATGATGCAGCCTTTCTTAGCCGCCGATATTTTCCCCGAAGATATCCGGGCAGCCCTTGCCCGTTACCTCGAAAACCCGGCAGCAGCCAGCTGTACCGACCTGACCCTCCTTCGAACCTTACGGAAACACGACTCGAAACCCGCCGGGACCCTGGCCGTGGAACAGCTCCCCGAAGGCGCGCTGTTCGTTCTCAATGGGACCCGCACCTTCCGGAAAGGCCCCCGCCTGCGCAAACGCTATCGCTGCACCGAAGTCAAAACCGGTCGCATCTATTTATTCAATCCGCTGGCGGAAGTGACCTTGACGGAAAAGTGA
- a CDS encoding helix-turn-helix domain-containing protein: protein MLNPIKNKDEYEDALAQTYSLMQKDIRSDSKESDELEVLSILIKEYENKWYPVPRANPLEAIKFRMDQMNLSESELSSILGYRSRKSEILSGKRKLSLAMIRKLTETLRIPAEVLIQAY from the coding sequence ATGTTAAATCCGATAAAAAATAAAGATGAGTACGAGGATGCACTTGCTCAAACATATAGTTTGATGCAAAAGGATATTCGTTCCGACTCTAAAGAGTCCGATGAACTGGAGGTTTTGTCTATTCTGATAAAAGAGTACGAAAACAAGTGGTACCCCGTTCCCAGGGCCAATCCGCTGGAGGCAATAAAATTCCGAATGGATCAAATGAATTTGTCGGAATCGGAGTTATCGTCAATTCTGGGATACCGTTCCAGGAAATCTGAAATTTTGTCCGGTAAGCGAAAGCTAAGCTTGGCGATGATTCGAAAATTGACGGAGACGCTACGTATTCCCGCGGAAGTATTAATTCAAGCGTATTAA
- a CDS encoding sugar porter family MFS transporter has protein sequence MNQTYIWLISLVAAFGGLLFGFDIAIFSGTIPFIQPHFNLDAAGLGWVGSSLYVGCMFGALATGWLTDRFGRKKPLILSALIFALSSLMMGLAASEGELVLWRIVAGFGVGAASMLSPLYIAEVSPPAIRGKMVSINQLAIVIGILLAYLSNYFLAGWDNNWRWMFASGALPSVLFFFFVFLVPESPRWLLAHGKEGQARNVLAKLLGPAAIEQEVQAVRSSLFQTLVKARFADLIKEGIRFIVFLGIGIAVFQQISGANAVFFYAPVIFEQAGMQVNDQLFQQILIGIINLLFTLLAMQLVDKAGRKKMMLAGSSLMALFLLLIAACFHFNLFEGYWLTLVVLAFIATYATTLAPVTWVLISEIFPNGVRGMAVSVATFALWTACFALAYAFPVLIEVLAPVQTFLLFAGICFIYFLFLWRYVPETKGKTLEEIEAAFGKQ, from the coding sequence ATGAACCAAACCTATATCTGGCTGATCAGCCTGGTGGCCGCCTTCGGAGGCCTGCTTTTCGGATTTGACATCGCTATTTTTTCCGGGACAATCCCGTTTATCCAGCCCCATTTTAACCTGGATGCCGCCGGCCTTGGCTGGGTGGGGAGCAGCCTTTACGTGGGCTGCATGTTCGGCGCGCTGGCCACCGGCTGGCTCACTGACCGCTTTGGGCGAAAAAAGCCCCTGATCCTTTCCGCGCTGATTTTTGCCCTTTCTTCTTTAATGATGGGTCTGGCGGCAAGTGAAGGGGAACTGGTATTATGGCGCATCGTGGCCGGTTTCGGCGTGGGTGCTGCATCCATGCTCTCTCCCCTGTATATTGCCGAAGTAAGCCCCCCGGCAATAAGAGGAAAAATGGTCTCGATCAATCAGCTGGCCATTGTCATTGGCATTTTGCTGGCCTACTTGTCCAACTATTTTCTGGCCGGCTGGGACAATAACTGGCGCTGGATGTTTGCCTCGGGCGCCCTTCCGTCTGTATTATTCTTTTTCTTTGTTTTCCTTGTCCCGGAAAGCCCCCGCTGGCTGCTTGCGCATGGCAAGGAAGGCCAGGCCCGGAATGTCCTGGCAAAATTGCTCGGGCCTGCTGCCATAGAGCAGGAAGTTCAAGCTGTCCGGAGCAGTCTTTTCCAAACGCTTGTAAAAGCCCGGTTTGCCGACCTGATTAAAGAAGGTATCCGCTTTATTGTGTTTCTTGGCATCGGGATCGCTGTCTTCCAGCAAATTTCCGGCGCTAACGCAGTCTTCTTTTACGCACCCGTCATCTTCGAACAAGCCGGCATGCAGGTCAACGACCAGCTATTTCAGCAGATCCTCATTGGAATAATTAATCTCCTGTTTACCCTGCTGGCAATGCAGCTGGTTGACAAAGCCGGCCGGAAGAAGATGATGCTGGCCGGTTCCTCGCTCATGGCATTATTCCTGCTCCTGATCGCCGCCTGTTTCCATTTCAACCTGTTTGAAGGCTACTGGCTCACCCTGGTCGTACTCGCCTTTATTGCCACCTACGCCACCACCCTGGCCCCGGTTACCTGGGTGCTGATCTCCGAGATATTCCCCAATGGCGTTCGCGGCATGGCCGTGTCCGTAGCCACCTTTGCCCTGTGGACCGCCTGCTTTGCCCTGGCTTATGCCTTCCCCGTCCTGATAGAAGTACTGGCCCCCGTACAGACCTTTCTGCTGTTCGCCGGGATATGCTTTATTTACTTCCTCTTCCTCTGGCGCTATGTACCGGAAACCAAAGGTAAAACGCTGGAAGAAATTGAAGCTGCCTTCGGAAAACAGTAA
- a CDS encoding AraC family transcriptional regulator produces the protein MKKKEGFEGQEAIVLPKNVVRQSEALPVIQDLHITDIGYYPRAKFHYRERPEGAEEHILIYCVSGCGHCSLGKKEFQINPNEYLIVPQGREHVYWASEEQPWTIYWAHFKGKLADHLSELLYRRMLRQRNAVQYNDSYINLFRNIYQVLQLGYSKDNLEYVALNFSGFLTAFIYNDKFNLTAPREQPDAIDSSILFLKQHIGEALTLKQIADHVHLSISHFSGLFHKKTGFSPIEYFNHLKMQKACQLLHFTDLRIYEVAVATGIEDPYYFSRIFKENMGVSPKEYRLRWQLNDERPGKRQGR, from the coding sequence ATGAAAAAGAAAGAAGGATTTGAAGGGCAGGAGGCCATTGTGCTTCCTAAAAACGTCGTACGCCAATCAGAAGCCCTGCCCGTGATCCAGGATCTTCATATTACCGATATTGGTTATTACCCGCGGGCAAAATTCCATTACAGGGAACGGCCGGAAGGGGCCGAGGAGCATATCCTGATCTATTGCGTGAGCGGCTGCGGCCATTGCTCCCTCGGAAAAAAAGAGTTTCAGATCAACCCGAATGAATACCTGATCGTCCCCCAGGGCCGGGAGCATGTTTACTGGGCTTCAGAAGAGCAGCCCTGGACCATTTACTGGGCGCATTTCAAGGGAAAGCTGGCTGATCATTTAAGCGAACTACTGTACCGCCGCATGCTCAGGCAGCGAAATGCCGTGCAGTACAATGACTCCTATATTAATCTGTTCAGGAATATTTACCAGGTGTTGCAATTGGGTTACAGTAAAGATAACCTGGAATATGTTGCGCTTAATTTCTCCGGCTTCCTTACCGCCTTTATCTATAACGACAAATTTAACCTTACTGCTCCCAGGGAACAGCCCGACGCCATTGATTCCTCCATTCTTTTTCTGAAACAGCACATCGGGGAGGCGCTCACCCTAAAACAAATAGCCGATCATGTACATTTGTCGATCTCGCATTTTTCGGGTCTCTTCCACAAGAAAACAGGGTTTTCGCCCATCGAATATTTTAATCACCTGAAAATGCAGAAAGCCTGCCAGCTGCTGCATTTTACGGACCTGCGTATTTACGAAGTGGCCGTTGCCACCGGCATTGAAGACCCCTATTATTTTTCAAGGATATTCAAGGAAAACATGGGCGTATCGCCAAAAGAGTACCGGCTGCGCTGGCAATTGAATGACGAACGGCCCGGGAAGCGCCAGGGCCGGTAA
- a CDS encoding DUF5107 domain-containing protein, producing MNEAVRIWEEQVLIPTYGTGEPEKNPMFLEKRVYQGSSGVVYPHPVIEKIKDEREDREYTGVFLENEYLKIMILPELGGRIQMAYDKVRERHFVYYNQVIKPALVGLTGPWISGGIEFNWPQHHRPSTFLPVDHTLAENKDGSKTVWLNEIEIMFRTRGMAGFTLYPGKAYLEISGRLYNRTHFPQTFLWWANPAVKVNEHYQSVFPPDVHAVFDHGKRDVSSFPIAKGTYYKVNYAPGTDISRYSTIPVPTSYMAIRSRYDFMGGYENDTQAGILHVANHHISPGKKQWTWGNGDFGRAWDRNLTDEDGPYIELMTGVFTDNQPDFSWLQPNEEKTFSQYFLPYSKAGMVKNATKEALVNLEEENGRLRIRVYVTAAYPGALIRLFQQKQEVFSTRFDLSPAQDFDQQIALPPEFSVKKLSGEDHSVSVKVSGEDEMATDNGSEFSAAALEEKPVGMLFLGSLRIEVRDAGNNLLVAWQPESEGEKEIPPPATAAPLPEALATNEELYLNGLHLEQYRHATFDPTDYYREALKRDPGDARNNNALGLWYLRRGKFAAAAPYFSNAVSRVTLRNPNPYDGEPYFNLGCSLKFQSKYQEACDAFYKASWNAAWQDSAFFELARIDCMQGQYQEALRLIDLALSRNIHNPQMRHLKAALLRKAGRRETAKDWLDETLSGDPFNYGCRFERYLLLLELGKPEEAERELGQMKTLMRNQSTTYIEYSLDYVHAGLYREAGSLLLQQAEGALPDPMVCYYLGWYAVKAQEEEAAKKHFLSASRCPAGYSFPNRVEDILALQSALQFNPDDAKACYYLGNLWYDKRQYREAISCWEKSAEIDAGFPTVHRNLSLAYHNKQKDKKKALASLERAFALNPKDARVLMELDQLYKLDNQPLQKRLGLLEQHPEEVRQRDDLYLEKVTLLNQSGKFEEARQQLAARRFHPWEGGEGKVVGQYLICHIELAKQALTENDPGRALALLSATEKYPENLGEGKLYNTPENDIYFLRGLAHEKAGRPEEAALNYRLATKGSSEPVQAIFYNDPQPDKILYQGLAWHKLGEPEKAKKVFEGLLAFGTAHMNDHIRIDYFAVSLPDLLVFDQDLDLRNRVHCHYMMGLGYLGLNEEVKCREMLEKTLEMNKYHQGAAVHLKMSGFLTESAPVFKEKNN from the coding sequence ATGAACGAAGCAGTCAGGATCTGGGAAGAACAGGTTCTCATACCTACCTATGGTACCGGGGAGCCGGAAAAGAACCCGATGTTCCTGGAAAAAAGGGTATACCAGGGAAGCAGCGGAGTTGTTTATCCCCATCCCGTCATTGAAAAAATTAAGGACGAAAGGGAAGACAGGGAATATACCGGCGTTTTCCTGGAGAATGAATACCTGAAAATAATGATCCTGCCGGAGCTGGGAGGGCGAATTCAAATGGCCTATGATAAGGTCCGTGAACGTCATTTCGTATATTACAACCAGGTGATCAAGCCTGCCCTCGTAGGGCTGACCGGCCCCTGGATTTCGGGCGGAATTGAGTTTAACTGGCCCCAGCATCACCGCCCGAGTACATTTCTTCCGGTTGATCATACGCTCGCCGAAAATAAAGACGGCAGTAAGACCGTGTGGCTGAATGAGATAGAGATCATGTTCAGAACCAGGGGCATGGCCGGATTTACGCTTTATCCCGGCAAGGCCTACCTGGAGATCAGCGGCCGGCTGTATAACCGGACCCACTTTCCGCAGACTTTTCTGTGGTGGGCCAACCCTGCGGTAAAAGTGAACGAACACTACCAATCGGTATTCCCGCCCGACGTGCATGCCGTATTTGATCATGGAAAACGGGATGTTTCTTCCTTTCCCATCGCAAAAGGTACCTATTACAAGGTGAATTATGCGCCCGGCACCGATATTTCGCGGTACAGTACCATCCCGGTGCCCACATCTTATATGGCCATCCGGTCCAGATACGATTTTATGGGCGGCTATGAGAACGATACCCAGGCCGGGATCCTTCACGTAGCTAATCATCATATCAGCCCAGGCAAAAAGCAATGGACCTGGGGGAACGGCGATTTCGGGCGTGCCTGGGACCGAAACCTCACGGACGAGGACGGCCCCTATATTGAACTGATGACCGGGGTTTTCACCGATAACCAGCCCGACTTCAGCTGGCTTCAGCCGAACGAAGAGAAAACGTTTTCACAATATTTCTTACCCTATAGCAAGGCCGGGATGGTGAAGAACGCTACGAAAGAGGCCCTGGTAAACCTGGAGGAAGAAAACGGGCGGCTGCGCATCAGGGTATATGTTACCGCTGCTTATCCCGGCGCCCTGATCCGCCTGTTTCAACAGAAACAGGAAGTGTTCAGTACCAGGTTCGACCTGTCTCCTGCGCAGGATTTTGACCAGCAAATTGCCCTGCCGCCGGAATTTTCGGTGAAAAAACTCAGCGGCGAAGACCACTCAGTATCTGTGAAAGTTTCCGGCGAAGATGAAATGGCGACTGACAACGGGAGCGAATTTTCGGCGGCTGCCCTTGAAGAAAAGCCTGTCGGAATGCTTTTCCTCGGATCATTGCGAATCGAAGTCAGGGATGCAGGCAATAATCTCCTGGTAGCCTGGCAGCCGGAAAGCGAAGGGGAGAAGGAAATTCCCCCGCCCGCTACCGCAGCCCCCTTGCCGGAAGCCCTGGCCACGAACGAGGAATTATACCTGAACGGGCTGCACCTGGAGCAGTACCGGCATGCCACTTTTGATCCCACCGATTATTACCGGGAAGCATTGAAAAGAGATCCCGGGGACGCGCGAAATAACAATGCTCTCGGGCTTTGGTACCTCCGCCGGGGGAAGTTTGCTGCCGCAGCGCCTTATTTTAGCAACGCGGTGAGCCGGGTGACCCTGCGCAATCCCAATCCATACGACGGGGAGCCGTATTTTAACCTTGGCTGTTCATTGAAATTTCAGTCAAAGTACCAGGAAGCCTGCGATGCTTTTTACAAAGCAAGCTGGAATGCAGCCTGGCAGGACAGCGCATTCTTTGAGCTGGCCCGTATAGACTGTATGCAGGGGCAGTACCAGGAAGCGCTCCGGCTGATTGATCTGGCGCTTTCAAGAAATATACACAACCCCCAGATGCGGCACCTGAAAGCCGCTTTACTCCGGAAGGCCGGCAGGCGGGAAACGGCGAAGGATTGGCTGGATGAAACCCTTTCAGGCGATCCTTTCAACTATGGCTGCCGCTTTGAACGGTATCTGCTGTTGCTTGAGCTTGGAAAGCCGGAAGAGGCGGAAAGGGAACTCGGGCAAATGAAAACCTTGATGCGAAACCAGTCCACTACCTATATAGAGTATTCACTCGATTACGTACATGCCGGACTTTACAGGGAAGCCGGTTCGCTGCTGCTCCAGCAGGCGGAGGGCGCCTTGCCCGATCCGATGGTCTGCTATTACCTGGGCTGGTATGCAGTAAAAGCGCAGGAAGAAGAAGCTGCAAAAAAGCACTTCCTGTCGGCTTCCCGTTGCCCGGCAGGTTACAGCTTTCCCAACAGGGTGGAAGACATCCTGGCGCTGCAAAGCGCGCTTCAGTTCAACCCGGATGATGCCAAAGCCTGTTATTACCTGGGCAATCTCTGGTATGACAAGCGGCAGTACCGCGAAGCCATTTCCTGCTGGGAAAAATCGGCTGAAATTGACGCCGGGTTTCCTACCGTACATCGAAATTTGTCGCTGGCCTATCATAACAAGCAGAAAGATAAAAAAAAGGCACTTGCTTCATTGGAAAGAGCCTTTGCCCTTAATCCGAAGGATGCCCGCGTGCTGATGGAGCTTGACCAGCTTTATAAACTGGATAATCAGCCGCTTCAAAAAAGGCTCGGACTATTGGAGCAGCATCCTGAAGAGGTTCGTCAAAGGGATGATTTGTATCTTGAAAAAGTGACTTTGCTGAACCAGTCCGGGAAATTCGAAGAAGCCAGGCAGCAGCTTGCAGCACGCCGCTTCCACCCCTGGGAAGGCGGGGAGGGAAAAGTGGTAGGCCAGTACCTGATATGCCATATCGAACTGGCCAAGCAGGCCCTGACGGAAAATGATCCCGGCCGGGCGCTGGCCTTGCTTTCAGCTACGGAAAAGTACCCCGAAAACCTTGGCGAAGGAAAACTTTATAATACGCCTGAAAATGACATTTATTTTCTTCGCGGGCTGGCGCATGAGAAGGCCGGGCGGCCAGAGGAAGCGGCGCTGAACTACCGCCTGGCAACAAAAGGCAGCAGCGAACCCGTTCAGGCTATTTTTTATAATGATCCGCAGCCCGATAAAATATTGTATCAGGGACTTGCCTGGCATAAACTGGGCGAACCTGAAAAAGCAAAGAAGGTTTTCGAAGGATTGCTGGCTTTCGGAACGGCGCATATGAATGATCACATCAGGATTGACTATTTTGCTGTGTCGCTGCCTGACCTGCTGGTGTTCGATCAGGATCTGGACCTGCGGAACCGTGTTCACTGTCATTATATGATGGGGTTGGGTTATCTTGGCCTGAATGAAGAGGTGAAATGCCGGGAAATGCTGGAAAAGACGCTGGAAATGAACAAATATCACCAGGGGGCAGCTGTTCACCTAAAAATGAGCGGCTTTTTAACGGAATCCGCGCCGGTTTTTAAAGAAAAAAATAATTAA